From Betta splendens chromosome 3, fBetSpl5.4, whole genome shotgun sequence, the proteins below share one genomic window:
- the LOC114852728 gene encoding small EDRK-rich factor 2-like, translating into MTRGNQRELARQKNAKKHSEQTKGKRGDDGLSAAARKQRDAEIMQQKQKKSDGGEKPKK; encoded by the exons ATGACCA GAGGAAACCAACGTGAGCTTGCACGCCAGAAGAATGCCAAAAAGCATTCTGAACAGACTAAAGGGAAACGGGGCGACGATgggctgtctgctgctgcacggaAGCAGAG GGATGCTGAAATAATGcaacagaagcagaaaaaaTCAGATGGAGGGGAAAAAcctaaaaaatga